In a genomic window of Candidatus Methylomirabilota bacterium:
- a CDS encoding glycine zipper 2TM domain-containing protein has translation MVISFVGGTLAACATQPLVTTPRTYQGAGAGAALGAGAGALIDGNNRWRGAVLGGALGAVAGGTLTEISSRAAQDAVAQNQTVAYQTTNGSQRVVARPSGRAANGCRVVHERVYQDGKLVQDRSREVC, from the coding sequence GCTGGCGGCCTGCGCCACCCAGCCGCTGGTGACGACGCCGCGCACGTACCAGGGCGCGGGGGCAGGCGCGGCACTCGGCGCGGGCGCCGGCGCCCTGATCGACGGCAACAACCGGTGGCGCGGCGCCGTGCTCGGGGGCGCCCTGGGCGCGGTGGCGGGTGGCACGCTGACCGAGATCTCGTCCCGCGCCGCGCAGGACGCGGTCGCCCAGAACCAGACGGTCGCGTACCAGACGACCAATGGGTCCCAGCGCGTCGTGGCCCGCCCGAGCGGGCGCGCGGCGAACGGCTGCCGGGTCGTCCACGAGCGGGTGTACCAGGACGGAAAGCTCGTTCAGGACCGCTCGCGCGAGGTCTGCTGA
- a CDS encoding DUF308 domain-containing protein: protein MLLVRLADHWWTFLLRGLAGIVFGLMALFWPGLTAITLVLLFGAYTFIDGVVAVATALSTWKTNEDASWVLLHGLLGLLVGVLTWWNPAVTGLGLLVYIVGWCLASGMIQLFAGIRGRKAGGGAWWLILAGALSVVFALLVMRDPLAGALAVVWMIGLYAIAFGISLVAFSLALKRHLVPARA from the coding sequence ATGCTGCTCGTCCGGCTCGCTGACCACTGGTGGACCTTCCTGCTGCGAGGGTTGGCCGGTATCGTCTTCGGCCTCATGGCCCTTTTCTGGCCGGGGCTGACCGCCATCACCCTGGTCCTCCTCTTCGGCGCCTACACCTTCATCGACGGCGTCGTCGCCGTCGCCACCGCCCTCTCGACCTGGAAGACGAACGAGGACGCCTCCTGGGTGCTGCTGCACGGCCTCCTCGGCCTGCTCGTCGGCGTCCTCACCTGGTGGAATCCCGCCGTCACCGGCCTCGGCCTGCTCGTCTACATCGTGGGGTGGTGTCTGGCCAGCGGCATGATCCAGCTCTTCGCGGGCATCCGGGGACGCAAGGCCGGCGGGGGCGCCTGGTGGCTCATCCTGGCCGGCGCCTTGTCGGTGGTGTTCGCCCTGCTGGTGATGCGTGATCCTCTGGCGGGCGCGCTGGCGGTGGTCTGGATGATCGGCCTCTACGCCATCGCCTTCGGCATCTCGCTGGTCGCCTTCAGCTTGGCCCTCAAGCGGCACCTGGTGCCGGCCCGGGCCTGA